The Mucilaginibacter sp. PAMB04168 genome contains the following window.
AGGTAAAGGAAGTTTTTTCTGTTCAATGTCTTTTTTTGAATAGTTGATTGGTTCTAATGTCTTACTATATATTAAAACGTCCCTCCCTAACTTGGGGGCGGGTTGCTTGTATATCCATCTGTTGGAGTTACTTGTCAAAAAGCTATGCAATTATTAATTCTTCCCCGCCCTCCCGAGGAGGGATGCGAAATGTCTTTAACTTTCTACCCTAATCTCCTCGCCGTACTGATCACATTTACCTTATCAAATTTGGTGGTTGAGCAGCCATGCGATACAGCGCTAACCTGTGAGGGTTGGCCTTTACCGTCAAAGAAAGATCCGCCCATACGGAAATCGCTTTCATCACAAATGGCTGAGCAAGAGTTCCAGAACTCCTGGGTGTTGGCCTGGTAGGCGGCACCTTTAACCATGCCTAAAATTTTGCCATCTTTAATTTCATAACAAAGCTGGCTGCTAAACTGAAAGTTGTAACGTTGCTGATCGATAGAGTAGGAGTTACGGCCAAACATGTATAAGCCTTTCTCGGTATTTTTTATCAGTTCGGCAACCTTCAACGGCGTTTTGCCTGGTTGCAGGCTTACATTTGGCATACGCTGAAACTGCACATCGCTCCAGGTTTGGGCATAACAGCAGCCTTGTGAAGCGGGCAGGCCTAATATGTGCGCCTGGTCGCGCGTGGCCTGGTAGTTAACCAGCACGCCATCTTTTATTATATCCCACTGTCCGCTCTTCACACCTTCATCATCATACCCAACCGCACCAAGTGAACCGGGACGTGTTTTATCGCCTACAAAGTTTACCATCTTACTGCCAAACTGGAATTTTTTTGATTCCCATTTATCAAGCGTTAAAAAGCTGGTACCGGCAAAATTGGCCTCGTAACCCAGTACACGGTCAAGCTCGGTAGGATGGCCAACCGATTCATGTATGGTAAGGAACAGATTAGTGGGGTCTAATATCAGGTCATACTTGCCAGGTTCAACCGGTTTGGCTTTAAGTTTTTCTTCCAGCTGAGCGGTGCCTATACGCACATCCTCCAGCATGTCATACCGTTTTTTATAAATCGGGAATATGCCTTGTATCTTTTCTTTTTCGTCGGGTATCAAATACTCAAAGCCCATACCTACCGGGGCGCTCAATGAGTTGCGGGTTTCGAAACCACCGTTTTTAGAATCGGTTTTAGTGATAGTAAAGGATGGCCATAACCGGTGAATATCCTGGTCAATGTAAGAGCCTTCGGTTGAGGCAAAGTATTTCTGCTCATTAATCATGAACAGGTTATTGTTAATAAAGCTGGCTCCTGCTTTTAACGCCACATTATTGGCAGCCAGTAACAGATCAACTTTATCCTTAACCGGTATTTCAAAAGCGTTCTTTTCAATTGGTGTTTTCCAGCTTACTTCACCATAGCCTTTTTGCGGAGCAAGTTGCACCGGCTCACTTTGCAGGCGTGCGTTTTCTTTAGCTATAGACACAGCTTGTGCGGCGGCTTTGGCAATGCTGTCATTATCCAGTTTATCGGTAGCGGCAAAGCCCCAGCAGCCGTTAGCCAGCACCCGTATACCCATACCGTATGATTCGGCACTGGTTATGTTTTGCACACGCAGTTCGCGGGTGCTTATAGATTGATTTAGATAACGGCCCAGCCTTACATCGCCATAAGTGGCACCTTTGCTTTTAGCAGCATTAAGCGCTACATCGGCCATGCGTTTTTTGATAGCGTTATCAACCGGTTGTAAAACCGTATCATGAGGTACCGGCGAGCCTATAACCGGGAGGCTCTGCAACAATGCTGCGCCCATGCCCATACCGGTGAGGTATAAAAAGTCCTTTCTATTCAAAGCAGTGGTATTTGATTGCGTAATATAGTAATATACGCGCAAAAATCACTGCTTAAAAACGCCTGAATCAGGCAAAATTTGCCTTTGAGATGGATGTAACTGCATGAACTTCTTATAGCAGTTATTCAGGTATTTAACTAACACAAAATCATTGGCCCGGTAGATATTTACAGCAGGCGTATAACGGCGTACGAAAGCCTCCAATTCGGTGCCGCGGAGCGGTATGTAATTAGAAACGTTGGCGGTGCTGAATACTTTGGCTATCTGTGTTTTAGTCTCTTCATTTCGGAGCATTTGTTCCTGCCGTTGCTTGCGTCGCTCATCCTTTTTCCAGTACCAGAACCTAAAGGCTACCCCGCCTTTGAAGTTGCCAGCCCGATCGGTTTGGTAAGCAGTGGTTTGCCCATGAAAGTAAGGGTCTGAAAATATCAGGCTTGGTCCTTCCCTAGTTTTTACTTCGACGCCGTTAAGCATATGTTGCTGTGGTAGCAGGAACACTTCAAAGTCATTAAGTTTAGTAATAAGCAATGTGTCGTTCTGGTAGGCGAAGCCTTTAAACAAGAGTAAATCGTTTAGGCTAGCTTTAATAATGAACTTGCCCTTATTATCGCTAACCGCGCTTTGTTTGGTGTTAAGATTTTGCACATGTATACCAGCCAAACCAACACGGGTCTTATCCTCTAATACCCTGCCTTTTACAGCTTGTTGTCCATAACTCAAAAAGGCGGCAAGGCAGAGCGCAACGCATAATAGTAAGCTAAATTTAGGCATGTTTAAATTTAGTGTTTCAAGACTGAAGCGTTTGTTAAAAAAGGTTAAAAAGAAAAAGCCGTTCTGGCTGGCAGAACGGCTTATAACATTGACTTTAGACGTGATTACACCGCGTCTGAAAGTGACGTGAACGTAAAGTCCCGAATCTTCATCGGCGGTATCATGTAGCTACGGTAACTTTCTACACTGATAGCACGCTCTGGCTTGCCCAATGTTTCTACGTTGTTTAACATGATAATCGGGCTCTCGTTAAAGCGCATGTTCTTAATTGGGAACTTAATTTTGCCGTTCTCGATATAAAAAGTGCCATCGCGGGTTAAGCCGGTTAGAGCCAGTACCTGCGGGTCAACCATACGAATGTACCACAAGCGCGATACTAATATGCCGCGCTCTGTACTTTTTATCATTTCATCCAGTGTGGCCGTGCCGCCGTCCATAATAATATTGCTTGGACCAGGCATTGGTTTCACACCTTTTTTCTCGGCCCAATAGCGCGAATAGCTTAAGTTTTTAACTACACCATTCTGTATCCAGTAAGTTTTTTCTAAAGGTAAACCCTCGCCGCTCCAAGTGCTGGCCGGCAGGTCGGCGTTAAATGGATCAGAATAGATATTTACTTTATCGTCCATTAGTTTTTCGCCTAAACGGGTGCCTCCGCCTCGCTTGCTCAGGTAACTGCGGCCTTCATCAGCACTGCGTGCATCAAAACGGAACATGTTTTCCATCATGTACACCGCCGCTGTGGGTTCCAGTATAACGGTGTATTTGCCAGGCTCGATG
Protein-coding sequences here:
- a CDS encoding TldD/PmbA family protein, giving the protein MNRKDFLYLTGMGMGAALLQSLPVIGSPVPHDTVLQPVDNAIKKRMADVALNAAKSKGATYGDVRLGRYLNQSISTRELRVQNITSAESYGMGIRVLANGCWGFAATDKLDNDSIAKAAAQAVSIAKENARLQSEPVQLAPQKGYGEVSWKTPIEKNAFEIPVKDKVDLLLAANNVALKAGASFINNNLFMINEQKYFASTEGSYIDQDIHRLWPSFTITKTDSKNGGFETRNSLSAPVGMGFEYLIPDEKEKIQGIFPIYKKRYDMLEDVRIGTAQLEEKLKAKPVEPGKYDLILDPTNLFLTIHESVGHPTELDRVLGYEANFAGTSFLTLDKWESKKFQFGSKMVNFVGDKTRPGSLGAVGYDDEGVKSGQWDIIKDGVLVNYQATRDQAHILGLPASQGCCYAQTWSDVQFQRMPNVSLQPGKTPLKVAELIKNTEKGLYMFGRNSYSIDQQRYNFQFSSQLCYEIKDGKILGMVKGAAYQANTQEFWNSCSAICDESDFRMGGSFFDGKGQPSQVSAVSHGCSTTKFDKVNVISTARRLG
- a CDS encoding TldD/PmbA family protein, yielding MPILSKEEAQALLKKVLSYSKADECEIGLNGQEGGNIRTALNAVSTAGDISTLGLAVSSTFGKKTGTATINEFDDASLEKVVRRSEELAQLAPENPEHMPPLGGQTFAEANTYNAKTAAMTPESRAEMVAASLKASKEAGLEAAGFLENTTGFYATMNNKGLFAYNKSTDVTFSVTTRNKEGTGSGYAARGFTDVSKLDTYAATKIATQKANGSIGARAIEPGKYTVILEPTAAVYMMENMFRFDARSADEGRSYLSKRGGGTRLGEKLMDDKVNIYSDPFNADLPASTWSGEGLPLEKTYWIQNGVVKNLSYSRYWAEKKGVKPMPGPSNIIMDGGTATLDEMIKSTERGILVSRLWYIRMVDPQVLALTGLTRDGTFYIENGKIKFPIKNMRFNESPIIMLNNVETLGKPERAISVESYRSYMIPPMKIRDFTFTSLSDAV